A genomic segment from Nicotiana tabacum cultivar K326 chromosome 9, ASM71507v2, whole genome shotgun sequence encodes:
- the LOC107764113 gene encoding mitogen-activated protein kinase homolog NTF6-like isoform X1, whose translation MENETNEKLEIKGVPTHEGKYVEYNVLGNFFEVTSKYIPPIQPVGRGAYGMVCCATNSETKEEVAIKKIGNAFENRIDAKRTLREIKLLSHMDHENIIKIKDIVRPPDREEFNDVYIVYELMDTDLHQIIRSSQALTEDHCQYFLYQLLRGLKYVHSANVLHRDLKPSNLLLNANCDLKICDFGLARTTSEADFMTEYVVTRWYRAPELLLNCTEYTAAIDIWSVGCILMELIKREPLFPGRDYAQQLGLIIALLGSPEDSDLGFLRSDNARKYVKQLPRVPKQPFSQKFPDVSPLALDLAERMLVFDPAKRITVEDALNHPFLKSLHEINEEPVCDSPFSFDFEQASLSEDDIKELIWNEALKFDPNTMK comes from the exons ATGGAAAACGAAACCAATGAAAAACTGGAAATAAAAGGAGTTCCAACACATGAGGGGAAATATGTAGAGTACAATGTACTAGGTAACTTCTTTGAGGTTACATCAAAGTACATCCCTCCTATTCAACCCGTCGGACGTGGCGCTTACGGCATGGTCTG TTGTGCTACAAATTCGGAGACGAAGGAGGAGGTGGCAATCAAAAAAATTGGGAATGCATTTGAAAATAGGATTGATGCGAAAAGGACCCTTCGCGAGATCAAGCTTCTTTCTCACATGGATCATGAAAAT atcatcaaaataaaagatatagTAAGACCACCAGACAGAGAGGAATTCAATGATGTGTACATAGTGTATGAATTAATGGATACCGATCTGCATCAGATAATACGCTCTTCGCAAGCACTGACAGAAGATCACTGCCAA TACTTTCTCTATCAATTATTACGGGGACTCAAGTATGTACATTCAGCTAACGTCCTCCACCGGGATCTGAAACCTAGCAACTTACTACTCAATGCAAACTGTGACCTCAAGATTTGTGATTTTGGGCTCGCTAGAACCACTTCAGAGGCAGATTTTATGACAGAGTATGTTGTTACCCGATGGTACAGAGCGCCTGAGTTACTACTCAATTGTACTGAATATACTGCAGCAATTGATATATGGTCAGTTGGTTGCATTTTGATGGAACTCATTAAGAGAGAACCTCTTTTCCCAGGCAGAGACTATGCTCAGCAATTGGGGCTTATCATTGCG CTATTAGGTTCGCCGGAGGATTCTGATCTTGGATTCCTAAGGAGTGATAATGCTAGGAAGTATGTAAAGCAGCTCCCTCGAGTTCCAAAACAGCCCTTTTCCCAGAAATTCCCGGATGTGTCTCCTTTAGCTCTTGATCTTGCTGAAAGGATGCTGGTTTTTGATCCAGCTAAACGCATAACTG TTGAGGATGCATTGAATCATCCATTCTTGAAAAGTTTGCATGAGATAAACGAGGAACCTGTTTGCGATTCTCCTTTCAGCTTTGACTTTGAACAAGCATCTCTAAGTGAGGATGACATAAAGGAGCTCATATGGAACGAAGCTCTAAAGTTTGATCCTAATACAATGAAGTGA
- the LOC107764113 gene encoding mitogen-activated protein kinase homolog NTF6-like isoform X2, producing MDHENIIKIKDIVRPPDREEFNDVYIVYELMDTDLHQIIRSSQALTEDHCQYFLYQLLRGLKYVHSANVLHRDLKPSNLLLNANCDLKICDFGLARTTSEADFMTEYVVTRWYRAPELLLNCTEYTAAIDIWSVGCILMELIKREPLFPGRDYAQQLGLIIALLGSPEDSDLGFLRSDNARKYVKQLPRVPKQPFSQKFPDVSPLALDLAERMLVFDPAKRITVEDALNHPFLKSLHEINEEPVCDSPFSFDFEQASLSEDDIKELIWNEALKFDPNTMK from the exons ATGGATCATGAAAAT atcatcaaaataaaagatatagTAAGACCACCAGACAGAGAGGAATTCAATGATGTGTACATAGTGTATGAATTAATGGATACCGATCTGCATCAGATAATACGCTCTTCGCAAGCACTGACAGAAGATCACTGCCAA TACTTTCTCTATCAATTATTACGGGGACTCAAGTATGTACATTCAGCTAACGTCCTCCACCGGGATCTGAAACCTAGCAACTTACTACTCAATGCAAACTGTGACCTCAAGATTTGTGATTTTGGGCTCGCTAGAACCACTTCAGAGGCAGATTTTATGACAGAGTATGTTGTTACCCGATGGTACAGAGCGCCTGAGTTACTACTCAATTGTACTGAATATACTGCAGCAATTGATATATGGTCAGTTGGTTGCATTTTGATGGAACTCATTAAGAGAGAACCTCTTTTCCCAGGCAGAGACTATGCTCAGCAATTGGGGCTTATCATTGCG CTATTAGGTTCGCCGGAGGATTCTGATCTTGGATTCCTAAGGAGTGATAATGCTAGGAAGTATGTAAAGCAGCTCCCTCGAGTTCCAAAACAGCCCTTTTCCCAGAAATTCCCGGATGTGTCTCCTTTAGCTCTTGATCTTGCTGAAAGGATGCTGGTTTTTGATCCAGCTAAACGCATAACTG TTGAGGATGCATTGAATCATCCATTCTTGAAAAGTTTGCATGAGATAAACGAGGAACCTGTTTGCGATTCTCCTTTCAGCTTTGACTTTGAACAAGCATCTCTAAGTGAGGATGACATAAAGGAGCTCATATGGAACGAAGCTCTAAAGTTTGATCCTAATACAATGAAGTGA
- the LOC107764114 gene encoding enoyl-[acyl-carrier-protein] reductase, mitochondrial, translating into MATTRIVSLKALVHGVSAWSPHSQLLLRSRTLTSAVRAYSSATSPPSKAVVYDQHGSPDIVTRVTELPPVEIKENDVCVRMLAAPINPSDINRIEGVYPVRPPMPAVGGYEGVGEVHAVGSAVKGLSTGDWVIPSPPSSGTWQTYVVKEQTVWHKIDKSTPMEYAATVTVNPLTALRMLEDFVTLKPGDTIVQNGATSMVGQCVIQLARLRGIHSVNIIRDRAGSDEAKENLKKLGADDVYTESQLEVKNVRGLLGNISEPALGFNCVGGTAASLVLKFLKQGGTMVTYGGMSKRPITVSTSSYIFKELTLRGFWLQRWMSSDKAEECRSMINYLLGLCRDGKLKYELEVAPFDDFHSGLEKAMGKRGSQPKQVLKF; encoded by the exons ATGGCGACTACGAGGATTGTATCCCTCAAAGCCCTCGTACACGGAGTTTCAGCATGGTCACCACACTCGCAACTCCTCCTCCGTTCTCGTACTCTTACCTCCGCCGTGCGAGCTTATTCCTCCGCCACATCGCCGCCTTCTAAGGCTGTTGTCTACGATCAACACGGCTCTCCTGATATTGTCACTCG AGTAACGGAGCTTCCACCGGTGGAAATTAAAGAGAATGATGTGTGTGTTAGAATGCTTGCGGCTCCGATCAATCCTTCTGATATTAATAGAATTGAAG GAGTTTATCCTGTCCGACCACCAATGCCTGCAGTTGGGGGATATGAAGGGGTTGGAGAAGTGCATGCTGTTGGCTCTGCAGTTAAGGGTCTTTCCACTGGAGATTGGGTTATCCCTTCCCCACCTTCTTCAG GGACATGGCAGACCTATGTCGTAAAAGAACAAACTGTCTGGCATAAAATTGATAAAAGCACCCCGATGGAGTATGCTGCGACTGTTACTGTTAATCCTTTGACTGCCTTGAGAATGCTTGAGGACTTTGTGACACTAAAACCAG GGGACACTATAGTACAAAATGGTGCTACAAGCATGGTGGGGCAATGTGTTATTCAACTAGCTCGACTTCGTGGGATTCATAGCGTCAATATCATTAGAGACAG GGCAGGATCAGatgaagcaaaagaaaatctCAAGAAACTCGGTGCTGATGATGTGTATACTGAAAGCCAACTGGAAGTGAAGAATGTCAGAGGTCTCCTG GGCAATATATCTGAACCTGCTTTGGGCTTTAACTGTGTTGGCGGCACTGCCGCTTCATTAGTCCTCAAATTCCTGAA GCAGGGTGGAACTATGGTTACATATGGGGGGATGTCAAAGAGACCTATAACTGTATCTACTTCGTCTTATATATTCAAG GAGCTCACCTTGAGAGGATTCTGGCTACAGAGGTGGATGAGTTCAGACAAAGCTGAAGAGTGCCGATCCATGATAAATTATCTTTTGGGCCTATGTCGTGATGGGAAATTGAAATATGA GTTGGAAGTGGCACCTTTTGATGATTTTCATTCAGGTCTTGAAAAGGCTATGGGGAAGCGAGGAAGTCAACCAAAACAAGTTCTTAAATTCTAA